The genomic window CAGCGTAAAGCCTTACAAAAATCGATAAGTACCCGCGACTTTGGTAATCACACAATCGATTTGCGACCCACCTTAGCGCTGCCGCTTTTGCCTTGGAGTTTCTATATCGTTTTTCTCGGCGGAATCAATAAACGTAGTTTAACGCCTACTGAGCGTTTTAGTGCCGCCTTAGTTTTTATTGCCGCAATTTTTGTGGTTGGAGCGATTATTCTAGGACTGATTTTTGTAATTCTATACCTATTAAAATCATGGCTAGGTATCGATATATTCCCCAATGAATCGATGGGGATTTGGGATGAATTTAAACAGCTTTGGTGAATCTGCTTAACTTGCTATTTGGTTTGCTATCGAAGTGATACAGCGCTTAGCCGCGCCACTAATGCCAGCAAGCTGAAAGAAGCCGTGGATTACTCCTAGATAACGCTCACAATAAGCATCAACGCCTTGCGCAAGCATCAGTTTGTAAAGCACCTCGCCTTCATCACGAAGAGGATCATACTCTGCTGTAATTATCGAAGTTGTCGGCAAGCCGCTAAAATCCGCACTTAACAAGTTGAGCTCTGGCTTAGCCTTTATATCCGAATCATCGTTCGCATATAAACTAAAACCCGAAAGCAGCATCTTGGCAGTGATTACATAATCAGTAGCATTATCGTTATAGCTTTGTGACTTGCCCAAAGGATCCAACATTGGATAAATGAGAATTTGTTTGCGGGGTAACCATCGTTGTAGCGTTTTGAGTCTAAGTGTCGTTGCCAAAGCAAGTTGACCACCTGCACTATCGCCAACAAAAGTTAAATGTTGTGTGTCTCCACCCCATTTTTGGCCATGTTCCTTGATGCCTAATACAGCTTGATACACATCGTCGTGTGCTGCTGGATAAGTAAATTCCGGCGCCAAGCGATATTTTATGCAAACCACGATTGAATTAGACTGCAGCGCAATTTTCCTCAGTTGAATATCATGAGTTTTAAAACCACCGCTAACAAAACACCCACCGTGAAAATAAACAGTAATTGGTAGGTCAAATTCGTTCGTTGGTTTATAAACTTTAACTTCAATGTCGTTTACAACGTCTAGAAACTCACTATCCATTGTTACATTGTCGCCAGCTAAAACTGTACTCGCTATATAACCATTGCGGCGCGCTGCGATTGTCTGCTGTGAAGGACACACTTTTCCGTTAGATTGGAATTCATCAACAAGTTCTTTTATTCCAGCTTCTAGGTATTGAGTCATCTCTTAATTCCTTAATAAATACCAAAGGAATCATATACTAATGCAAATAAATGTGTATACATACAGTCGTAAACTTGTGAGGTGAAGTAGGTTTATCTGGTGTGAGCTACATTAATCACCAGAAGAAACACCGCTACTGTCTCTTGGGCCGCCGCCGAATTCACCACGGCTTGGTTTGTACTCTTCGTCTTGACTCCTGAGAAATAGCCAAATTCCAATTGCAGCAATGACCGGTATTAACCAAACAATCGCTAACTGTGCTGTCTTTTGTGGCTTTTCGAAATCATCCCGCTTGATAATCGCAAGTGTTATGAAAAGATTCAGTATAAGAATCATGAGACCGAGTATATATAAGTAATTTACTTCCATTACTAGCGTCCATTTTTTTCCTGAATTGTAATCTTCAGCGATCGACAAAGTTCATCAACCGACCTAACAAGCTCAGTTTTCGAGGAACCATGAACGATGTTGCCAACCATAATCCACGTATTATTGGTCCACTTTTCTAGCATCCCACAATCTTCTTCTCCATCCCAAGAAACCATAAAACGACTCGCCCCCAGCGCGTAAATACAGTCGACAGAGCCGTCTAGATCACGTTCAGTATCTATTGTCACTTCAACATAGTTGAGAGGGACCAAAATCGCACTAATTTTAGTTTTTAGAAGCTGATAGTCTGTCATTATTTCCTATGAGGCTCTATTCATAAAAGTAGAATTAATAGATGCAGCGAAGGTTATCACCATCTTTCAAGATTCGCATATCCGTTAATATTAACTCTGGAATTGGATGTGGCCAGCTTTCATAGACTGATAGATTTTGGCGTACTGGGCAACTACTGGTTTGATGAGGTTCGCCTTTAAAGTCAATCATATTCAAGTGGTATTTGATATTGAAAGGAAAAGGATTTTTAACAGATAACATCATGCCTGTACTTGAATCCATTTGCGTAAAGGAAAATCTAATCGTCTTATCGGGATTAACATTCTCAGTTACCAATTTAAAATTGCCAATCCGTTGTCCATCAATTACTTCTGCTTCAATGAGTAAAACATCACCCGGAAGAATCGATAACTTGTCGCCCATGGCTGCTGGCCAGTATAGCGGCAGCATTTGATCAATTGGTCCATTATCCGTGTTAAATTGAACGCGTCGATTCTCGCGACATTGATTGGTTTTACAAAACTCTTCAAGCGTAACTTCTATTTGCTCTATTGGTTCTTTCGTATCTTTTTGCTCCTCTAACGGAGCTTGTGCTTTTGGTGCCTCTGTAGATTGACAGCCGAGCAATAGCATTGATGATGCGAGTAATAATGTTGAATATTTCACGAAACGTCCTTTTATGTGTTTATTGTTTAAATGGAAATCACCATACATATTTTCATTGCTAAAGTATTGAAAATCATTTGGTTATGCAAGGAGAATTGTGGATGGTTAGAATTTAGTGTTAGTTAAAAGGTGTTAGAACTAACATCTAATTTTTGTTGCACGGCTTTGGTGTCCATATTAAATGTCAGCATTTCTGGATACAAATGAAAAACTATTCTTAATGTGACGATTATTATAAGAGTAGTAAGCAAAGGAAACAGATTTGCTTTTATACTATTCCCTTTCAAATAATCTTTTATGGTTTTTATGAATAAGTAAAATCCAAAAATGATCAGCAATAACCAAATAAAAGCTAAGAAAATACCTAATACGTTTATATCAAACATAAATACCTAATCATCAAATCTGACGGAGTGTTCAAAGACATATTTTATCGTGCATAAATTTATGGGTGTCTAGGGTTTCTGAGGGTTTTCCTTTAACGCCTAAATCAGGCGCGCCGTAGGCGTCACCTGGATTTTCTTGTTATAAGTATTTTTGCACATCCTTAAGTTCAAAGTTTGTAGCAATATTCGTATACCTATGGATTTGATCCAATATAAGAAATCCAATTAGAGATGACTTCTTAGTAAATGCTGACGAGCCTACTACACCATGACTAAGCGTATTTCGACTTATGAAGTTATTTTCTCCATGAACATCAAAATCTTTGAAGAAATTAGAAAGAATGTACTGGCTAAACTTTTGAGGGAACAGCCTTGAGATACTATGTGTATGAGCAGTAATGTTTGTTTGTACGTGCTCTGACAAAGCCTCTTGTCTGCGACCTTCTTTATCTGGATTAGCACGAATAAAGTCATCACGCAAGATAGCTTCTATCCTTGGATATAGCATGTGAATTGATCCATCATAATCACTATCTGAGTGATAATTTAATGCTTTTTCAATAAATGAAATATGCTTAGATATCTTTTCATTTGTTTGTATTTCATTTATCCAAGATTCTTTATTTTCAATAAATTTCAAGTTGATATTTTCTTCAATATCACTTGTATCCCAGCCCAGCTTGATATGATTTAAAAGGTTTTTCTGTTCATCATAGTCAATGAATGAAAATGGAAACCAGCTAGACGATAAGCTCACCTTCCATTCTTCTTCATTTAGGTCAAAAATGTCAAAAAATATTGATTCAGAAAGAGCCGCACCAACTGACTGGCCTACGTCATAATCTATAGGATGGTTGTTTTCACCCTCTAACGCTGGGCCAAAGTCATAACACATGATTCTGTCCCAACCGTTATTCATCAGAATTACATATGAGCAATCATTTGGAAATGTAATATCTTTAAATTCTACTTTATCAATATGATAAATGTCGTTTTTACGGACAGGCTCTCCGGCTTGAATACCTTTTGATACTACAACTTGAGCAAAAACTTGCACTTCATTTAAATAGACATCAACATCTAGGTTGCTTTTAATTATTGCAATCAGCGTTTTTACTTGTGAAGGGTGGAAATCTTCACATGCTTTGTTAAGTATTTGCTGTGGGTATCCCTCTACCTTTCGAATAAAATCTTTTCCATAAGACGAAAGAGAAATGCCACGAAACTGAATTTGTAAAGATTCTCCAGCTTTCGCAGCTCCTAAACTGTAGCCTGCTGGCATTTCATCTAACTTTATAGTCTTCTTCATGTTTACGATGAATTTCCTAAATACTTATAACAGTATGTTATCAAGCATGCGCGATAATACCGCACATACTCATACAATGAAACTCCGAGTCTATTAGGATAATCCACTTAATGTCAATCACTTACATGAGCAAGATACACCATAATCCCTGATTACAATTTGTAGAAAGCGTGCATTGCGTCATACATTGCAATACTGTGCAATGTATGACGCAATTGAAAATATAATAAGAACTAAATATCAATATGTTATTTACTTTTCGATGGAGAAAACATGCGTGACTATGCACACTTCCCCCACAATTAAGCCCTGAATCTAGATAAATCCATTACAACTGTATAAATACACATCCCAAGTTAGGGGACGCTCCCAAAAACAAAAAAAGGCCAAAATCAAACGATTTCGGCCTTTTACTCTATTATGTTGGAAACGTAAAAACTAACGTTAATTAGTCTTCAATTTCCATCGTCATTAACGATGCGTTACCACCTGCGGCAGTTGTATCGGTACTGATAGTTTTCTCAGTCACCATACGCATGAACAGGTTGTCGTTATGCGTTGCTGTGATTAACGGCAAGATAGCGCCTGAGCGGGCGGCTAGTTTGTCGTTTACCAAGTGCATTAAGCTGGTGTTGCTATCAACGATTGCGCCTGCGACGAAATCGTGTGCTACTACAGCGTCTAATTGCTCTTGGTTTGCCACTTGGAATACGCCGTCAATAATGCCGATTTTGGTTAGGCCAGTGTTGATTACATTGGCTTTAGCCGTCATTTCATCGTTACCGATTGCGATTACAGTGTTACCAGCAGCAAGGGCTGCGATTAATGAGATAAACCAGAACTCGAAGCCTGTGTTATCGTCGCCAATGTGGGCTAACACGCCGCGAGATTCTAGGTAAAGCTCGTTTAGCTCACCTGTTGGGCCCGGTAGCGTGATTGGATCGATAAGTTTCTTCTCAGCGTCGATTAATAGACGACTCGCGTTGGCGATGGTTGCTTCGAAGTTATCTTCTTTGCTAAATGCGCTGTTGTTAGACACGTGGGCTAGTAGCTGACGTAATACCGATAAACGAGTGTTAACGTCGCTGTGCTGCCATGATTTTTCAGCGTTTTTGCTGCGGCTAACGATGTTGTTTACCGCTGGGCCTGCTGATTTACCAAATACTGCGTTTAGTGACTCGATAGTCGGATCGTCAAAACGCGGTGTTTGCGGTGTGTTCACTTCTTTAACCAGACGCGTTAAGTAAGCTGGGCCACCTGCTTTTGGACCTGTACCCGACAGGCCACGACCACCAAATGGTTGCACACCTACGATAGCACCGATCATGTTGCGGTTGATGTAAACGTTACCAGCGCGTGAGCGCGACGCTAAGAATTTCGCTTTTTGGTCGATACGAGTGTGAATACCCATGGTTAAACCAAAACCAGTGCTATTTACTTCGTCGATAACGCCTTGGATATTGTTACCTTTAAAGCGGATTACGTGCACACAAGGGCCGAATACTTCTTGAGTTAACACGCTTAGATCGTCAATTTCGTATAGACGCGGTGCGAAGAAGAAGTTACCTGTCTCCCCCATGTTTGGTAGTTCACAGGTGTAGTGCAGTTTCGCTTTTGGATGATTGCTTAGGTAATCAACATGGCTGTGTAGCGCGCTAAATGCTTTGTCATCGATTACTGGGCCAACATCACTTGAGAAGAATTGTGGATCGCCAACGTGTAGCTCTTTCATCGCACCAGTGATCATGGTGATAACTTTGTCAGCAATTTCTTCTTGTACGAATAGTACGCGAAGTGCTGAACAACGTTGACCAGCAGATTGGAAACCAGAGGCGATAACATCGTCAACCACTTGCTCAGGGAGTGCTGTTGAATCGACGATCATACAGTTTTGGCCACCCGTTTCAGCGATTAATGGCACAGGCTCGCCGCCACGTGCAGCAAGGTCTTGTGCGATGCGAGTACCAGTTTCCGTTGAACCAGTGAACATCACGGCTTTAATGCGGTGATCTGGCACAATTACTTGCCCTACTTTGCTACCACGGGCAATAACTGGCAATACTACGTTTTGTGGTAAGCCTGCTTGCTCCATTAATTCGATAGCGCGTAGTGCAATCAAACTTGTTTGCTCTGCTGGTTTTGCAACAACTGTGTTACCAACAACAACAGCGGCGGCAACTTGACCTAGGAAAATCGCCAGCGGGAAGTTCCACGGGCTAATGGCTAATACAACGCCGCGAGACGCTAAACGCTCATCGGCCATTAGCTCTTCTGCGCGTGCTGCGTAGTAACGACAAAAATCAACCGCTTCACGTACTTCTGCTACGCCATCAACTGGGATTTTACCCGCTTCTTTAATACATAACGCGATTAACTCATCACGATTTTCTTCTAACAAGTCTGCTGTTTTACGAAGTACATCAGCGCGTACTTTAACGTCGGTTTGCGACCAAGTTTCAAACGCAGTTTGCGCGTTTTCAACTAACTGGCTCATGCCTGCTTCATCAACGTGAGTGATGTAGCCGATGATTTCATCGTGATTTGCTGGGTTAGTAACTGGTGCGCTGCCTGCTGGCACATCTTCTGCGCTAATACGATTGTTAGCAAACCACGCATCAAGATTGTTTTTCATTGCGGTAACGTCATCAACGTCAGTTAAATCGATACCTTTTGAGTTTTTACGCTCGTCGCCGTACAAATCATCTGGCATAGCGATTTGTGGGTTGTATTTATTAACCCATGCAGACACAGTTTCAACAGGATCAGCAAGTAGCGATTCAACTGGAATGTCTTCGTCAACGATGTTGTTTACAAACGAGCTGTTGGCGCCGTTTTCAAGTAGACGACGTACTAAGTAAGCGAGTAGATCTTCGTGTGCACCAACTGGCGCGTAAACGCGACAAGATACTTTTTCACCTTGTACTACTTGATCGTAAAGCGACTCACCCATGCCGTGTAAGCGTTGGAATTCAAAACCTGTCTTATCACCAGCAGCCATTTGTAGAATAGTCGCTACTGTGTAGGCGTTGTGCGTTGCAAATTGTGGGTAGATTGTATCGCGGTAGCTAAGCAGTTTCTTGGCACAAGCTTGGTAAGAAACATCAGTAGACGGTTTGCGAGAAAATACAGGGAAGTCTTCTAAACACTCGACTTGTGAGATTTTAACTTCGCTATCCCAGTAAGCGCCTTTTACCAGACGAACCATCATTTGACGGCCAGCTTTTTGCGTTAGTTCACGCACCCAGTCAATCACGAAGATTGCACGCTTTTGATACGCTTGAACCGCGATACCAAAACCGTCCCAACCGTCTAAGTCTTTGTCTAGGAATACGGCTTCGATGATATCCATAGAGATATCTAGGCGATCGGCTTCTTCGGCATCAACCGTAAAACCAATGTTGTAGCCTTTCGCTAAAATTGCTAGCTCTTTTAGACGTGGGGTTAATTCTTCGATAACACGCTCGCGATGTGAAAATTCGTAACGCGGATGGATTGCCGATAATTTAATTGAAATACCAGGGCTTGGTTGTGGACCGCGACCGTTAGCGGCTTTGCCAATGGCGTGGATTGCGCCAACGTAAGCGTCGAAGTAGCGATTGGCGTCGGCCATAGTGCGCGCGCCTTCACCTAGCATGTCATATGAGTAAGTGTAACCTTTGGCTTCTTGCTCAACAGCACGTTCTACGGCTTCACCAATATTGCGACCCATAACGAACTGGGTTCCCATGATTTTCATGGCGTAACGTACTGCTTTACGAATTACTGGCTCGCCTAAACGGCCTACAGTACGCTTTAATACGTTAAATTGTTCTTTTTTGTCTTTGTCAGTGTAGTTAACCAACTTACCTGTCATTAATAGACCCCAAGATGAGGCATTAACAAAGATAGAGTCACTGTTACCGATGTGTGAGCTCCAGTCGCCGTTAGCTAATTTGTCACGAATTAGATTATCGGCTGTTACTTTATCTGGCACACGAAGCAGTGCTTCTGCTAGACACATCAATACCACACCTTCTTCGGTAGAAAGTGCAAACTCATTAAGCAGTGCGTCAACGCCGCCCTTACCTATTTGATCTTTGCGAATATTAACTACCATTTGACGAGCGTGTTCCCATGCGCGGCTTTTAGCGTCAACATCGATTTTCGCTAGTGGTAATAGGTGGTCTAAGATTTCGTTCTCATCGCAGCGGTAGTGATCGCGGATCGTTTGACGAATTGGGTTGGTGGCAGTTAATGACTCATTAAATAGCATTAGATGTCTCCAGCAAGTCATTTATCAAAGCGGTTTGTTGTTTTATTAATGCTTAAATAAATGGTTGGTTAATAAAGTGGGATGGGATTTTAGATAAGATTCAGCAGAATGTGCTGGTTAAATTCGGCGATATACCGTAAATTATCGGGAATTAGCCAACCCAAACAGTAGAATATTCTGTATATGAGCCAAACGTCTAAAATCAAACCGCTTGATCGTATCGATCTTAAGATCCTTTCGGCACTGCAAACTAACGGTCGTATTAGCAATGTAAACCTTGCTAATGAGGTCGGTTTAAGTGCAAGTCCTTGTCTTGATCGCGTAAAACGTCTTGAAAGCGAGGGGTATATTGAGCGCTATGGCGCAAAGCTTAACGCGTCGAAACTCAAATTTGGCATGTCGGCCTTTATTCAAATTACCCTTGAACGGACCACCAGCGATCTATTTGATAGTTTTGCAGCTGCGGTGCAAGAGATCAATGAGGTAAGCGAATGTCATATGGTTGCTGGTGGCTTTGATTATTTAGTTAAGATCAGAATTGCCGATATGGAAGCCTATCGCCAAGTATTAGGAACGATCGTAGATATTCCCGGCGTTGCTAAAAACCATACCTACGTTGTTATAGAAGAAGTAAAACAAGATCACGGCTTACCTATTGCTCCTGAGTAATTGAGGAAAGTTAGCTTATTCACTCTCGTTCTATCGCATAGCGCAAAAACTGCAAATTAGCCATTTGGATGGCTAGACATCCAAATGCATGCGCGCTATAGTTGAGTCACTAAAATGACTGAGGTAGTGAATTAATGGACTCTGTTTTACGCGCAAAATCTGAAGACGCTAAGTTTGGCGTATATTTTATTGGTACAACGCCGCCGCGCGAAGGCATGCCATTAGAAAAAGTCGAAGACATTGCCGATAAGCTCGTTGCGCGTTTAGATAAAGTCGATTTCGATGGTTTGATCGTTTACGACATTCAAGATGAAAGCAGCCGCACCGACGAAACGCGCCCTTTCCCGTTCAAAAAAACCTTTGAGCCTTGTCATTACTCGCAAATCTTAAACGGGAAAACCAATAAACCCGTGATTACTTACAAAAGCGTTGCAGCTAAAAACAGTGACGAGTTTAATCAGTGGTTAGATAACAGCTGGCAGCTGTATGGCGTGCGCGATATTGTGCTGGTGGGTAGTCCATCATCGAAAGGTGTGCCAAAGCTGGCGTTGCAAGATGCCTATAAAGCACAGCTCGAACATCGCCATAACTATTATGTTGGCGGCGTAACTATCGCAGAGCGTCATGCCAAAAAAGGTGACGAGCACTTGCGTTTGTTAGAGAAAGACAAGCAAGGTTGTGAGTATTTTATTTCGCAAGCAGTATACGATGCCCCTGCCACTATCGATATGCTGGTAAGTTATGCCCGTGAATGTCGCGCGCAAGGTATTCGCCCTAAGCGCATGGTATTAACTTTTACGCCATGTGGCAGTGAAAAGACCATGGATTTTATGAAGTGGTTAGGGATATCGATTCCTGAATCTACTCGCTGGCGCATTTTGGAGTCAAATAACCCATTAGCTGAGTCAATAAAGGTGTGTCGTAGTAATCTCAATCAAATCATCGAAGCCGTTATGCCGCTTAATATTCCGCTTGGACTAAATATTGAGAGCTTAACCAATCGCAAAGAAGAGATTGATGCGGCTATTCGTTTATATAAGCTGTTAAAAGCAACTTACGATATGGCATTAGCGGAGCGTGAACTGCGTAATATTGAGCTGGAGTCTTAACCTTTTTAATAAGTACGCTTTTGAAAATACACCTTATAAGATGACTTTGTGAAGATTCAATATACCGTCACAAAAACCACATCAATTTGTCACATTCATTTCCTATCTTAGCGCCATTGAGTTGGCGCACTGCATTTTATTGTGTCATCGACTAGACCAAAAGATAGGAAATCCATCATGAAAACATTCACTTCAAAATTAGCCATCAGTGCCCTTGTCGGTGCTTCGTTATTATCACTTGCTGCTTGTCAAAGCACCGATAACAGTCAAGCTAGCGCAGCTAAGTCAGCTGAAAAGCAAGCGGTTAAGGTTGTTAAGAAAGCCCTGAATAACGAGGACATGTTTGAAGTTGCCCACGAAGGCCGTTATTTCATCTTCGACGATTTTGCCACTTACCAACAATTTTTAAGCGTTGGTGAAACGGCTTACCGTAAAGTTTACATCGGTGATGGCCCACACGGTGAAACACTAGTGTTTGGCTTAACGGGTAAAGACAAAAAGAAATCATCTGGCATTGCTAGCATCGATATGTATCGCGGCAAATTAAACGCGAGCGATGACTTCTATGGCGAAATTCGCTCTGAAGACGGTCGTCTATACGTATTTAGCCGTTACGAAGATATGGTAGAAACGCGTAAATTAGGTGATGCAATCTACCGCTTTACACAAATTGGTGCGGGCCCAGATGGTCAAACGGTTGTGTTCGTCCTTAACAAGGACAATAAAAAGAAACGCCCTGATGCACTAATCGCTGAGTTTAAAAAGCGTAACAAGCTTGGCTAATAAATAGATGCGTTTTAAGAAAGCCACATTTTGTGGCTTTTTTTGTTTCTGAATCAGTTTGCTTTATTATCGTTACTACAAATTCCAACTAGCTGATTACTATGTTCAAACAAATTCTCGCGACCTTGTTCCTCACATTATTTTCTTTTTCCCTGCTCGCCAATGCTACAGAGCAAGAGGTTCCTAATTTAGCCGGCATGTGGGTTGGCTATTACAAATACGGCGAAAACACTTTCGTTGAGTGCTCGATGGTGCTTGAGCAAAAAAGTACGATTATCAAAGGAAAAATGATTGAAGTACAAACCTTTGGTGATGAACCGTCGATAGGATTGTCTGCTGATATTACTGCGACTTTTGTTAAGTCAAACGGAGTTTTTATGGTTAAACAATATGACGGCAGCGGTGGTCAACAAGGTAAAGTTGTTTATAACCTAACACGCTCACATAATGATTCTGTACTCACCGGAAAATGGTTTATTAAAGACGGTCCGTCAGGCTATGTGAAGTTTATGCGTTATGTGGCAAGTAATTAGGGTTGTGTGATATACGTGTTTCTCATAAGGAAAATAAGATAACAGTGATAGTTGGATTAGTATGATTTTGCATAAATTAATATTTGGTCGCATTTCAGATGTAGATAGAGAGCAAGCCGAAGAATATATCAAGTCTTATATTTCTGTACTATTTCACAACGGTCAAGCCTGTGGAGAGTATTTTAGCGTTCTAGAGCAAGGTGAGCTCTGTGCTTATATTAATCTGCCAGAATTAGCAGCGTCAGAAAGCAAGCATCATTGCCAATATGGAAAAAAGTGGCTGGCTAAAATTGAAGCTATATTTCAGCAATCCCCCATTTGGAACGTAATAGATGACGAACTACCTGCGGTAGATGTTGATTTTACTGAGTCACCTTTTTTGTTTTTAAACACAGAATATGACGAATACGAATCTCCCATTTATCGCGGTGATAATGACTACTCAATTCCGCTTTTTAAATTTTTTAACACCCATGAAGAGCGCGAAGCCGTTTATTATTGGCAACGTGAATATCAAGAGCTAGAAACGATATGGATTAGAGGTGGCGCACTTGAAATGTTGGCGTACAAAGAACTGGCTAATCCGTCATCTACATTTAGCTGTGGAGGTAGAGAGATATGCCAAGCTATCGAAAAGTTTACCGGAATTCCAACCTACTACTACCTGTTTAGGTATTACGGGCGACGAGAAAATGAAGATGCTAGAAAGTGTCCTAGTTGCGGTAAGAAATGGCAGAATAAGCATCAACAGAATGATCCAAGTTTTCATCATTTCGACTTCATTTGTCATGATTGCCGATTAGTTTCACATTTATCAATAGATAACTCTGATGAACGTCATGCTGTTATTGGTGAGTGGCGAAAATGACAATTAATCCTTCTCAATCATAAATGAATCCCCTACTGCCTCTCTTAACGACGGCTTATTAATTGGCTGCGCGCTTAGTGGCGTAACAATACGTGGTGTGAGCACACTATTAAGCTGGTTTATATCGCTATTGTTGGGATCGAGCCACATATCATATTGATGTGGCATCAGCATTGCGGGACTGGCTTTGGTGTGAATATGCTTGAGTTTTGGATGCGGCGCATTGGTAATGATTGAACAGGAGTACG from Psychrobium sp. MM17-31 includes these protein-coding regions:
- a CDS encoding DUF2310 family Zn-ribbon-containing protein; this translates as MILHKLIFGRISDVDREQAEEYIKSYISVLFHNGQACGEYFSVLEQGELCAYINLPELAASESKHHCQYGKKWLAKIEAIFQQSPIWNVIDDELPAVDVDFTESPFLFLNTEYDEYESPIYRGDNDYSIPLFKFFNTHEEREAVYYWQREYQELETIWIRGGALEMLAYKELANPSSTFSCGGREICQAIEKFTGIPTYYYLFRYYGRRENEDARKCPSCGKKWQNKHQQNDPSFHHFDFICHDCRLVSHLSIDNSDERHAVIGEWRK
- a CDS encoding Lrp/AsnC ligand binding domain-containing protein, whose translation is MSQTSKIKPLDRIDLKILSALQTNGRISNVNLANEVGLSASPCLDRVKRLESEGYIERYGAKLNASKLKFGMSAFIQITLERTTSDLFDSFAAAVQEINEVSECHMVAGGFDYLVKIRIADMEAYRQVLGTIVDIPGVAKNHTYVVIEEVKQDHGLPIAPE
- a CDS encoding alpha/beta hydrolase, whose protein sequence is MTQYLEAGIKELVDEFQSNGKVCPSQQTIAARRNGYIASTVLAGDNVTMDSEFLDVVNDIEVKVYKPTNEFDLPITVYFHGGCFVSGGFKTHDIQLRKIALQSNSIVVCIKYRLAPEFTYPAAHDDVYQAVLGIKEHGQKWGGDTQHLTFVGDSAGGQLALATTLRLKTLQRWLPRKQILIYPMLDPLGKSQSYNDNATDYVITAKMLLSGFSLYANDDSDIKAKPELNLLSADFSGLPTTSIITAEYDPLRDEGEVLYKLMLAQGVDAYCERYLGVIHGFFQLAGISGAAKRCITSIANQIAS
- the putA gene encoding bifunctional proline dehydrogenase/L-glutamate gamma-semialdehyde dehydrogenase PutA, whose translation is MLFNESLTATNPIRQTIRDHYRCDENEILDHLLPLAKIDVDAKSRAWEHARQMVVNIRKDQIGKGGVDALLNEFALSTEEGVVLMCLAEALLRVPDKVTADNLIRDKLANGDWSSHIGNSDSIFVNASSWGLLMTGKLVNYTDKDKKEQFNVLKRTVGRLGEPVIRKAVRYAMKIMGTQFVMGRNIGEAVERAVEQEAKGYTYSYDMLGEGARTMADANRYFDAYVGAIHAIGKAANGRGPQPSPGISIKLSAIHPRYEFSHRERVIEELTPRLKELAILAKGYNIGFTVDAEEADRLDISMDIIEAVFLDKDLDGWDGFGIAVQAYQKRAIFVIDWVRELTQKAGRQMMVRLVKGAYWDSEVKISQVECLEDFPVFSRKPSTDVSYQACAKKLLSYRDTIYPQFATHNAYTVATILQMAAGDKTGFEFQRLHGMGESLYDQVVQGEKVSCRVYAPVGAHEDLLAYLVRRLLENGANSSFVNNIVDEDIPVESLLADPVETVSAWVNKYNPQIAMPDDLYGDERKNSKGIDLTDVDDVTAMKNNLDAWFANNRISAEDVPAGSAPVTNPANHDEIIGYITHVDEAGMSQLVENAQTAFETWSQTDVKVRADVLRKTADLLEENRDELIALCIKEAGKIPVDGVAEVREAVDFCRYYAARAEELMADERLASRGVVLAISPWNFPLAIFLGQVAAAVVVGNTVVAKPAEQTSLIALRAIELMEQAGLPQNVVLPVIARGSKVGQVIVPDHRIKAVMFTGSTETGTRIAQDLAARGGEPVPLIAETGGQNCMIVDSTALPEQVVDDVIASGFQSAGQRCSALRVLFVQEEIADKVITMITGAMKELHVGDPQFFSSDVGPVIDDKAFSALHSHVDYLSNHPKAKLHYTCELPNMGETGNFFFAPRLYEIDDLSVLTQEVFGPCVHVIRFKGNNIQGVIDEVNSTGFGLTMGIHTRIDQKAKFLASRSRAGNVYINRNMIGAIVGVQPFGGRGLSGTGPKAGGPAYLTRLVKEVNTPQTPRFDDPTIESLNAVFGKSAGPAVNNIVSRSKNAEKSWQHSDVNTRLSVLRQLLAHVSNNSAFSKEDNFEATIANASRLLIDAEKKLIDPITLPGPTGELNELYLESRGVLAHIGDDNTGFEFWFISLIAALAAGNTVIAIGNDEMTAKANVINTGLTKIGIIDGVFQVANQEQLDAVVAHDFVAGAIVDSNTSLMHLVNDKLAARSGAILPLITATHNDNLFMRMVTEKTISTDTTAAGGNASLMTMEIED